In Festucalex cinctus isolate MCC-2025b chromosome 1, RoL_Fcin_1.0, whole genome shotgun sequence, the sequence TGTCAATTCATCAAATTTTGCGATGTGATGTGATTTCTGCTGGGTGGAAACAAAACATTCCAAGTAATTCCCATACATTTCCCTGAATAATAATGTAAAGtccacaataaaaaataataataataaatcccaAATTTTGGCTTCCAGATCGGTTTCATTGTATTTCGGAGAAAACTGCATTGCGCAAAATTTTGAGATATGTGATTTCTGTTGGGCCGAAACAAAATATTCCTGGTGATTTCCATGAATTGCCCTGAATCATTACTTGAAGTtcagtaattaaaaaacaaaaaaatcaaacactTCTCATATTTTTGCAACCCTtgacaggctttttttttttgtgtttcagattttatccatccgtccgtccattcattttcttgaccgcctatTCCTCAAATGGTcgcagagggtgctggagcctatctcagctggctctgcaggcggggtacaccctggactggttgccagccaatcgcaggtttccaatttaaaaaaattggacGTTTCGATTGGGCAGGACCAAAGTTTTCCTGGTTTACATATATTTCCCTAATAAACGGAAAGTTCACAATTGTTCTTTCAACTCCCATATTTCTGCGACACAAGGTggtcttttgtgtttttttggctGACTAAATTTGGAGATTTCTATTGGACACCAAAATCCTTCCAATTCTGATAAATTATTCGTAaatcattttttggtaaaaatcaCCAAATCTCAGCACCGCATTTGATTCCGAACAGTCGGCGATCCCAGGTTGTGTCTCACCTCTGACAGACTTCTCGTGAGTCCTATGGCGATGTATCTTGTGGACTGTACGGATGACCGTCTGACGAGCTCCGTCGAGATGTTGAAGGTGGTATCCATCGTGGCATCTGTCGTGTCCAAGGACGCGAACAAACATGGGATGTCGTTCTCAGGGTTACAGTTGTCCGGTGACTCCACGCACAGTTTAGTGTTTCCGCAGCCCTCCCGATTGATGCCCAGAGTTTGTGGAgggatgggggtgggggtgggggtgggggcgggtTCGGTGACTGTGCCTGCAGCGTTGGTTAGGTTCACTGCTTGTTCGGTGAACAGAAGGAGTCTGAAAGTGTCGGTTAGCCCTGAAGAGGTCAGAAACACGAGTACTTTAGATACTTTGAAGACAGGAATCCCTTCACTTATGTACTGTAAAAAGCTTTCACACTTGCACTTAGACTCTTAGAGATTTCTATTGCATGACAACATGTTCTTGCTCATTGCCATAAATTCCCTTCACGATTGTATAATATTCACAATTTGGAAAATTATTCAAATTTGGAGACCctaagcttttttttgtgttttgaataTATATGACTTGTAAAAAATTGGGGATCCATGATTTCCATTGGGCCGTTCAGATACATTCTGGGTTGATCACCATGAACAACCTTCAGTGATGAAGCAACGTTCTCAATTTTGAAAATTTACAGAATTTGCCAACCACAGAGTgctgtcttttttctttttttttcctgactattGAGATCCCTGATTTCTATTGGGCACTGACAATTTTTTGTAACGTACACAAATATGGTCTCATAAAGTTCTCAGTTTTAGAAACCCATGGAATTTGGCAACCTTAAGATTTGGTCATAAAGTGTAACAACATGATTTCTATTAGGTGATAACAATTTCTTCCTTGTACTTCCCATAAGTAAATTCCTCAATAATGACGGAATGTTGGAAATCGCAAAAACTCATAACATTTTGTGACCATAGAACATGTTTCTTTGAATTTAGTATGAACAAAATGTGGAACTAGATGATTTCTATTAGGCGGCATTGATCTATTCCCTGTAATTGTCCTACCGGTCCCTCAATGATAAAAGCTCACAGGTCCAAACCAAATCAACTGGTCTAAGAGCTGCTGCGAGGCGTGGTCTGGGTTCTAACATTGCATTGTTTATGAACCTGTTTGTCAAACTACAAGTGTGAAacaaccaatttaaaaaaaaaaaaaaaaaaggcacggcACTAACCAGAGGTTGGATTCACCGTTCCATCTCCCGCAACGACAACGGCCGTGGTGCCGTCCCGGGTCTCGCCCATCATGCTTGTGTCCACATTTGGAATGATAAATTCACACTGGATGAGGGTCCCGGTCCGTTTGTTGCGGATCTGGGTTGTGGTCTGAGGACGCGGTCAGGAAAGAAGTTAGGAAGGGTGAGGCTCACATGAGGCGTCATGTGAacgtccccaaaaaaaacaaaaaaaaacttgtttgtgCAACAGAACAAACAGCCTTGAGGCCTCCATTGCAAAGTAACTTGGATGAAGTTCTCGGCGTATGATGTCTTACTGCTGTGCTTCTCAaaccatcaaaataatttgcactaatttttttttttttccatgttcatGCCCATATATGGGGAGGTGCGAAAAGCAAACTAAACCATCTTGAGGCCAATCCAACTTCATCGCAagagggatttatttatttttttcatatattgcaaaagattttgaaacagaaggaaaaacaaacaagcatgctgttaaaaaaaaaaaagcggagcATATTACAACGACAATAAAAGTGATATTTGAGTTTCTTTCTTGAACTTTtctgtaaaattacaactttagcCTGACAAAGTAGATCTAAAAAAATCTTGGCAATAGAAATTAACCCTATGGAATTTGGGGGTAAATCTGGTCATTACAGTATATattgttggggggaaaaacaccAGCTTATATACAAGGGCAAACTCTTCTgcacggaaaaaaaataaataaaatcaatagacCGTCCTTCTACTTCAATAGTTTGCTCATTTTTAATGCCATATACAACTTAAGCTGCATTTGTTGGGACAAATATAACCATGACAACATAAATAGCTCATAATTGCTGATGTTTTTTCTTGATTATAACCAAAATCACTGGGAGTACTCAAATAGGAGGACATTATGGAATCGGCTGCGTGGTTATTGGAGGTGCAGCAGTTCATCAATTAATCAGCAACTAATCGCTTATCAAATTAATGGCTAAATGTATTGATAATCAATTCATCGCTTAGAtactttgtttaatttaaagttgTACAAATCtttgaaataaattaatattgtCATCCATGAAAGCTGACAGGATTAGCtttatgggtttttttccccacaaaaataagatatttgaaaatatttcattttactttgaaaagactgaaaaacatttgtaaaagtgtattttcTGTATTGccaattgaaatgaaataatgtcatttttttgaaTGAAGAGACTGAAATTAAAGCATGATTGAAAAAAATCTCAGtgcaatctttttttcttttttttaaagaaaacctaTTGAGTGCCAACCAATTTAGAGTATTGTGtgtaaattttgtgttttatgtaaATGCAGAAACTACCAGATGAAAGACTGGACTGTTTTCTTTCACCACAAGATGAAAAGATATATTTTATGGCAATTGTAACTTTTACGctaatatttgttttctttataGTGACGCCTCAAAGGTCCCTTTCTTCTATAAAATACCAACATCAATGAAGATGTTTTTTTGATGGCAAaagaatgtacagtatttacaaaaatCACCAGTGTAATAATTCATTACTTCTACTTCTAAATTCAAAGAATCTTCGTCATCTTTTCTTCCCTTTGTGACACATTGTAGCAGATTTATCGGCACAAACACGTTGATCAATAACAAGCTGCTTGTAATGGTCGAATTTCCAAAGATACGCCGTGTTCATGAGCTTCCGCATTGTTTTGAAACATGGTGATGTCATTCAAAAGAGACCTGACCTGCTGACATCTACTagccatatttatttatttatttatttactttccgAGTTTAATGATCAAGCAAGAGCTGGCCAAGACTTTTCTttgcccataaaaaaaaataaaaaattgacgaCAATTTCAGTCTCTGGCGCTCCTCGTTAGGATTCCTGTTATTTCATGTCAACAGGACTCAGAGCCGATTTAATGATCAatcgataaaataaaaaacaactttgtcgattttttaaaataatggttAGTTACGGCCCTAGTGTTCATTGGATTCTTCGGTTTAATGAACATTTGGTGGAATGAGGCATTTGCACGGAAATGAAATTGAAGAAGTCTAAAATATTGCTCTGCCAACGACTCCCAAAAGAGTTATTCAAGAGGCTTGGTTTCGACTTTGCTGAGAAACTTCTCGATTTGCGGTCACTTTTTGCTGGAGTTGACACAGGAACAGGTTTTGTTTGACTCACTAATTGCATGCGAAGCCGTCACATGAGCTCAACAACATTGTTTGATCACAAGACATTTTAATACAGTTCGTTTccaggaaggaaagaaggaagaatGGATGGCTTACCCTCTCGTTTGGCGTCAGAGTACCGTCCGAGCTTCTGTTCAGGGTTTGGAAGAAAAATGATTCGTTGTGGATTCCACAGACAAACAGCTGGGTGGTGCTCTGTTTGACGACAAAGACCGATGAGTTAATTCATGATCACCAAAACTGGTTTTAAGACAACTGTTCGAAAgatggtgaaaagttcataaTTGCTAAAATTCCCAGAATCTGGCAACACTAGGCTGGCTTTTTTCTTGGTTCCGATAAAACTACGCAAGTCCCAAATGTTTCGATAAGTGATTTCTATTGGGCGGAAACAACATGTAATTCCCATTAATTCCTTGTCATCATGCTATTAAGTTCACAATTTAACATAATTCCTTACATTTTTGCAGTTTGGGggtgggaggggtggggggattattaaaaaaaaatattctgataaTTCCCATAAATTTCCCCTCTTGATGACGGAAAGTTAAAAATGTCGACTCTTTGACCAAATTTGGCAACCCTTTGTGAGTGTCTTTGTATTTTGGATTCACAGAATGATGATGCAAACGTCATCATTTTTAAAGATTCCTGGAATTTGGCAACATTAGGCAAACTTCATTGTATTTCAGATTCTTTTCCATTGTGTGCTTTCATATGTACTTAATTTCCTTTAGTTGCCCTCAATGTTGTTAGAAAGTTAAGTATTTATTTGACATCTCAAGGTGaacgcaaatttgccactacgTGATCTCTACTTGGTTCCATCAAAATATTCTTGTCAATTTCTTTTGGCTTGCAACCTGATATTGTTTCATGTTCCTTGTCGCCTCTCACCGTAGTGAAGTTCTGTGTGAGTCCAAAGGCGATTAAATCCGCGGAGTTTCCGCTGAGACTGACGGACAGATTGAAGCCATCGGAAGACATGGGCGGGTCCGCGTTCAAGGACGTGAACAGACAGCCGGTGTTGTTCACAGGGCTGCAGTTGTCCGGATTCTCCAGACACAGATTGGTGACGTCGCAGCCTTCTCGGGTGACGTTTGCCTGGAGAAGACCATGCAAAGGTTTGCCTTTAATCATTTGCTGAAAGCAAGTCGGaaagttttgcaaaaaaacaaaacaaaacaggaagcgcCATAATTTTGAGTCTTGGGCTTTGTTGCGCTGAAAATTTTGAATATGTTGTCTTTAGTGAACCTAGTAAACCATTTTTGGTGGCATCaaaccaaacaacaacaaaaaaaaaaaaaaaaccccactttTTGAAGACCTTAAGGAAATTTAGTCTTCTACGCAACTAACTTATGTATTGTTGGTAAAAATCCAAGAACATAGTCTTCGGTGATTctcaatatacttttttttttttttttggtgattatgAAAGTCAGTTTTGCATTAACGAGAAGAAGAATACAAACCATCACGGCGTTGTCGAAAGTCAAATGTTCTGTTCCTCGCACAGCCGGAAGTGCCAAAACAGCCAACATGGCTCCCACCAGGAACAGTCTTCGATACATTCTAAACTGTTAAATGAGAAGAAGGATGTAATTTCTCACTTCAAATGTATTTCCAGCATGTCAACATTTGCTTCAAATAATCCTAAATTGATAATACATGGATAATATTTACGAAGCAATTTATGACCTAGTTGAAAATTTACATTCAAAGAGGCGTGGATTTCTAATCTGTCGCATTTCGGACAAAAGTAAAATTCATAAAATGTACATGCGATTTCTGTTACGAGAAAAACATTTCTGGTGATTCCCATGCATTCCCCCACATCATGATGACACAGAGGTTTGCATTCTGTGTATTTCAGATTCCTAAATTTCAGAGATTTCTTTTGGGCAACACCAAATATATTCCTGGTTATTCTCATAAATTTCTCTTAATCATGATGTATAGttttcaacttaaaaaaaaaatcctcccaaATTTAGCAGCCACAGGCAGACTGTGATAATATTTCAGATTCACAAAATGTGATCATTTCTATTAGGCGGCGACAATATATTCAAGGCAATTCTGATGGAATTGTGATGTAAAGTTCACAGtttgtaaaaaatattgaattttgCAACTTGAATCAGACTTATTGtcatttcagaaaaaaaggttcacaattcataaaatttcaaaatgttatttctATTAGGCGATGACAAAATATCCGTGGTAATTCTTTTAAAACGAATTACTGGTAATGGAGTTGTAAAGTTCACAATTTTAAACAAACTCTCAGAATTTTGCAACCCTTGCCAGGATCTCTGTATTTCAGTCACAAAATTTTGAGATTTCCATTGGGCAGTGACAGTATATTCTTGAAGATTTTCCTTAATCATGATGTAAAGTTCAcaatctgaaaataaataaataaataaacttccaAATTTAGCAACCCGAGGAGGGCTTCTTTGTATTTTGGATATAAGTACACAATTTATACATTTCGGCATACATTGCGACAATATGTCATTCCAATAAAAGACCTTTAACCAGACTttaaagttgacattttttaaattccaaGAATTGTACGCACTTTAGACCAACTCTTTTTGTATTTCAGATCAAAGTACACAATTCTTTAATTTTAAGCTACTTAATTTTGTACATCTGCTGTCAAAATATATTTCCAGAATGTcagtatttgttaaaaaaaaacaacaaccccaaaacaaaacatttcgcTACGTAAATAATACAATGTGGTCTAAAAGTAAACTTGGAGAGGCTTACCTGAGTTTTAGAAGTTTTTAATAAAGTCGTCTTAAATGCGtcctttttccttttccttggAGTGAGAGAATAAGAGTGGAAAGCAGGTGCACTCCTTAAATATGCGCCCACACTACCCATGATGCTGCGCTAAGGTGTGGCAGTTAGAAAGAACACGCCTGCCTGTAAGGTGTTTTTTCATTTCCTCCTCATGCCAAAATGCAAACGAGCCCTTGCGAAATGACAcaggagcttctttttttttttttttttttttaattccatgcAGTCACGCTGACTATTCAAGCGTTCTT encodes:
- the LOC144021272 gene encoding uncharacterized protein LOC144021272 isoform X1, which gives rise to MGSVGAYLRSAPAFHSYSLTPRKRKKDAFKTTLLKTSKTQFRMYRRLFLVGAMLAVLALPAVRGTEHLTFDNAVMANVTREGCDVTNLCLENPDNCSPVNNTGCLFTSLNADPPMSSDGFNLSVSLSGNSADLIAFGLTQNFTTSTTQLFVCGIHNESFFFQTLNRSSDGTLTPNERTTTQIRNKRTGTLIQCEFIIPNVDTSMMGETRDGTTAVVVAGDGTVNPTSGLTDTFRLLLFTEQAVNLTNAAGTVTEPAPTPTPTPIPPQTLGINREGCGNTKLCVESPDNCNPENDIPCLFASLDTTDATMDTTFNISTELVRRSSVQSTRYIAIGLTRSLSEGVTNLFICGRNSSDNSAVFLTADRNNTDNSITLVDRQVDNVRVLVDGTSTQCKFDIVGINSTASRQTVTGIRQFIVLGTGPAIQGNNIDTLSVTETSPILDITDAGANVVVIPVVSNILNISREGCGTANLCLETPDNCNPLTQPMCQFASSNFTLSSNDVFDMTVRLSGYSMGYMALGLSRSRNLSEGTSTIIACGNDTGEVFLRTFTRNNVDGTFTAINRSVSNAIVGVSSRSIECQFTINDLNAVDARETNGTIAQVFLANGTLTTGGVLDALNILLTEQLNLTSVTGEIITVAPSGNGAERNSGAMLILLSLVTLLAAFRG